In Xyrauchen texanus isolate HMW12.3.18 chromosome 27, RBS_HiC_50CHRs, whole genome shotgun sequence, one genomic interval encodes:
- the LOC127621434 gene encoding vasotocin-neurophysin VT 1, whose protein sequence is MSDSFLPTCILCLLALSSACYIQNCPRGGKRSQPDISRQCVSCGPGNAGRCYGPSICCGAALGCLVGSPETMSCKEENHLLSPCETGGRPCGDEGRCAAPGVCCDSVSCVMDSECLEDVRSDQSEDPSRLKTVSGEILLRLLNLASRGRRDF, encoded by the exons ATGTCTGACTCTTTTTTGCCCACGTGCATCCTCTGTCTGCTCGCGCTCTCATCTGCCTGCTACATCCAAAACTGTCCGCGTGGAGGGAAGAGATCTCAGCCAGACATCAGCAGACAG TGTGTGTCGTGTGGTCCTGGGAATGCAGGCCGTTGTTACGGTCCCAGTATCTGCTGTGGAGCAGCTCTGGGTTGTCTCGTGGGTTCTCCAGAGACGATGAGCTGCAAGGAGGAGAATCACCTGCTGAGCCCCTGTGAGACCGGAGGAAGACCGTGTGGAGATGAAGGACGCTGCGCTGCTCCTGGAGTCTGTTGTGACTCAG TGAGTTGCGTTATGGACTCGGAATGTTTGGAAGACGTCAGATCCGATCAGTCTGAGGATCCCAGTAGACTCAAGACTGTTTCGGGAGAAATCCTTCTGCGTCTGTTGAATTTGGCGTCTAGAGGTCGAAGAGACTTCTGA